DNA sequence from the Colletotrichum higginsianum IMI 349063 chromosome 10, whole genome shotgun sequence genome:
GCATCCGTAATGCCGAGTAGGTAATCTGAGGAACATCTCGTCATCcttgaaccccccccccggtcctTCGATGGCCCACCACCCCACGTCCTTTTGTAAGTACACAGGTGCCGCAACCACCACGTCTGTACAAAACGACCCCAAAACCAAGGCGTCAGTTTACCTGCCTAGGCCTTAATACTCTTTTATCGGGGACCTGACCTCGGCGCCAATGTGTCAAGCTCCCCAAGCTCCATCTGGCGTTGCATCTACCCCCCTTCCCAATTCGTGTCGACTCCGAGCGGTGTTTCCTTTTTTGGCTGCCTTTCTCTTCACATGACCTCGAACTGTCCGGGAAAGGAGGCTTGGGTTCGCGATATCAAGTCTTCTCGAGCCCCTTCGTCGTGTCATTCTCTCTCAGGAAACGGCAGTTTGGTCATCCTTCACGACGGAGAAGTCGGAGCGAAGACCGCGCCGCATCCTTCCATCTTCGACACGGAGTCCTGCGCCGGCGACACACACGCGTACGCGCGCGCCAACATACACATGACACACAGACACCCGCTCTGGATGGACGGCGGATGAATTCTCGGGCGAGGAAGCAACTCGGTCTCGACATGACACTATTCAGTCATTCGCaagcgggggaggggggagaggggggggcttCTCGACTAACACCACCCATGCAGTCCCCCAAATCCATCAATACAACCAAGCATTCGGGCTTGGAGCCCTCTTGATACCGTCGTTTGTCCTGGCTGGACCATTCACTTGTACTCCCGAAATTGTATGAACGGACTGCCCGCAGGCGCCAGAAAGCAAGTTTCTGCTTCCGCATCCTCCCGTGTGTTTATGGTGCTTGTTGCCGCGTGCTGACGGCGACAGCTgaggcgccgatgacggcggccaccGAGTACCAGCATGAGTTCCCCCCAatgccaaggccgccgcgggAACCGCGATGCAATGTAACAGGCAGTTGGTGTGAATGGCCTGCCCACAAACCTCCCAAGTAGCCcatgtcgtcgccgcctcaCTTATATATCCAGTGACTGACTTTGCTCGTGGCCGCGATACACGGTACGGGCACGTGGAGCGGTGTTCGAGTTTGTTGTCATGAATTCACGTCGGCGCAGAGGGGCCTGAGGCCGGTTTCCAGGGGCTGTTAACGTAGCGTTCCGTTCATGCTCAAGACCGCTATCCCTTATTGTCGACCGAGGGGTTCAGAGACAATCCCTGTCTGCACTGGGAAAACAGAGGGAGGGCCGCGGTGTGTAGTGAATactatcccccccccccccccccagcctCTCGCCTTTGATGCCTGATGACGAGGGCCATTTCTGTTGCGGAGCTGCTTGGTGCAAACGACATCTATGAACACCGTCTTGGTCGTTTCTGATCTTGGTCAGATACTCGAGTGAGCGCTGCATTGCCGATGTGAAGCTGAGCCCATATCGGTTCAGAATCACTCCCGTTCCGAAACCCCCCTGGGCTGTGCGCCGGGCACTCTCCTTCAATGCTCGGCCGAGCTTCGAACATGAACCATCGTTGCGAGACCGCGGACGTCGGCCATGCTGCCGTCTAGCTTCCCTTAGTTTGGCTGATCCCTCACCATAAGGCCCTCGCCACGAACCCATGGCATCTTATCCCCAGGTTCCCAACCTATGCTTGTCCCATGTCGTGCGTCCCGtcccctctcttcccttgCCCCTGACGCCAAACCGATGCCTCTCCCACCCACCCCGGAAATCCTGTAACGCCCGTCGTCCAAAGCAACTCGTCTCCCAACCTTCCCAAGACCTCCGTCAGCCCTCCAACAGCTCCTCCGGCCACCGCACCTCGAACCCGCTCACGGTCTTCTgcacctcgacgtcgcccggGTCATCCTCGAACAGCGGCttctccagcttcttctccagcaCCTGCTCGACCAGGaaccccctctccctcgccacgtcgaagaaggcgaggtcCTTGTGCCGCAGCCACGGCCGGTACGACGTGAAGAAGACATACGCCACGCtatccctcctcctcgccagcgcGTCCCGGATCGTATCGACGAGCTTGCCATGCTCCGAGTGCCGGAACAGCAGGTccgccagcaccagcacGTCAAACTTCTTCTCCTGGCCCCCCGCAGCCGCCACTGCCGGCTCGGGGAGGACCTCGAGCAGCGGCTTCACGTCGGCGCCCCAGACGTATCCCTTGGGCACGACGATATCCTCCAGATCGCCCGCCTCGTCAACGTTCTTCTGCATCGTCTGCACAATGTCGACGTCTGGGAAGTCCGACACGACAACCTTCTTGGCGCCCAAGATGcccgccgtcaacgacggcaggccggcgccggcgccgagctcgagcacCGTCCGGCCCTTGACGCGAGTCGGGTCGGCCTCGAAGTAGTCCGAGACGACGCGGCTGCCGTTCCAGAGGTGGTGCGCCTCGGTCGGGGAGTAGCCGACCAGATGCAGGGTGAGGACGCGGCCCGACGACAGGGTGTGGGTTTGAAAGGTGGGCGGCGGAGTAGGCGGGTAGTAGTCCTCCGGGTCGGCGAAGAGGTCGCCcgtgtcgccgtcggcgacgtcgctgACAGGGCTCATGGCTGTTACAGATGCGTGCGTGGCGGTTGAGTGAGAGGGATAATGAATGAGGTCTGAAACGAACCAGTACGAGTAGGCCTCTGAGAAACAGGGACTCTATTGGGGATCTCTTGATAAGCTTCAAGGGAATGTAGTAATCCTGCAGTTGCTTGTCAGAAGCTGATGATGTTCAAGAGACCTAGAGAAACTCACCTGAAGGGGTGGATGGATGCGGGGTGATGAGAGAAGTTGTGTCGCAATTTTTgcagcctttttttttctgcaATAACTGTGAAGTTGTGGGTACAGTGCGTGGTCTGTATTCGGCGTTATACACTGTTAAAACACAGCGCATTGTTCAGCAACGTACAGTGCGGCTGCTGTAGTGCTTTGTCCAAGAACATGTCACGGTTCTGAACCACGGCTCCAACGCCCCAAGAGATCTACACCACCCTATCTCTTCATACACTAGGATTCTACATCGAGTCTGCAATCTGGAAGCATCTAATGTAATAAAGGTCTCACTTTATTTTCCTCATTCGCGGATACGCATGCCCGCCCTTCCGTTCTGCAGTTCATGACTCTCCCAAAGCCATGACGAGCTAGGAGGGCAGAAATAGTCATTTCTTCTCTCCTTCAAGTTTGATCCCTGCCACCCGAGTTCATTCGTATAGTGAATGTTGAAGGAAAGAGA
Encoded proteins:
- a CDS encoding Nicotinamide N-methyltransferase, whose protein sequence is MSPVSDVADGDTGDLFADPEDYYPPTPPPTFQTHTLSSGRVLTLHLVGYSPTEAHHLWNGSRVVSDYFEADPTRVKGRTVLELGAGAGLPSLTAGILGAKKVVVSDFPDVDIVQTMQKNVDEAGDLEDIVVPKGYVWGADVKPLLEVLPEPAVAAAGGQEKKFDVLVLADLLFRHSEHGKLVDTIRDALARRRDSVAYVFFTSYRPWLRHKDLAFFDVARERGFLVEQVLEKKLEKPLFEDDPGDVEVQKTVSGFEVRWPEELLEG